The Nocardia arthritidis genome has a window encoding:
- a CDS encoding WD40 repeat domain-containing protein, whose translation MGRIRPGAGDAARPPLIGHTDSVASAAISPDGSTVASAGHDHTIRLWNVTDPQRPTLWTEPLTDHNAVIYAVAFSHDGRTLASVGDDNTVRLWDVHDPAHTVAAAPPLIGLSSTLLTVAFSPDDRILATGGAENVIRLWNVSDPTHPAALGPPLVGHTGMITSVAFLPDGNTLASASEDHTVRLWNLPHPLTGHTDVVDALAYSPDGRTLASVSKDHTARLWNVQNPTSPGPRGPLPTDHTATVAGVAFSPDSHLLATTGRDHTAHLWNVENPDNPQLRATIPGGQDDSVEAVAFSPTAPILAIDSAPNTIQLWNIGNPAHPTPLATVSGAAALVHWIGFSPDGHLLASVGNDQKIRLWNTTDPSHPKPLDPIVTSDTDGLLWAAFHPNGQILATAGAGHTIQLWRLDTPSHPTMIGNPLTGHTDQVSWVGFTPDGHTLASAGYDQTLRMWNITDPDHTTALGQPLSAGHTAHILSAAYSPDGHTLASTGLDRTIELSTDNTESATQRICATTQNALTPDLWHHYIPELPYTPPC comes from the coding sequence CTGGGACGTATCCGACCCGGCGCGGGCGACGCCGCTCGGCCCCCGCTGATCGGCCATACCGATTCCGTCGCATCGGCCGCGATCAGCCCCGACGGAAGTACGGTCGCCAGCGCCGGTCACGATCACACGATCCGGCTGTGGAACGTCACCGATCCACAGCGCCCAACCCTGTGGACAGAGCCACTGACCGACCACAATGCCGTCATCTACGCGGTCGCGTTCAGCCACGACGGACGCACCCTCGCCAGCGTCGGCGACGACAACACCGTGCGGCTGTGGGACGTGCACGACCCAGCGCACACCGTAGCGGCCGCTCCCCCGTTGATCGGACTCTCCAGCACCCTGCTGACGGTGGCGTTCAGTCCCGACGACCGCATTCTGGCGACCGGTGGCGCGGAAAACGTCATCCGGCTCTGGAACGTCTCGGATCCGACCCATCCGGCAGCGCTGGGACCGCCCCTCGTCGGGCACACCGGAATGATCACCTCGGTGGCCTTCCTGCCGGACGGGAACACCCTCGCCAGCGCCAGCGAAGACCACACCGTCCGCCTGTGGAATCTGCCGCACCCACTCACCGGGCACACCGACGTCGTCGACGCCCTCGCCTACAGCCCCGACGGACGCACCCTGGCCAGCGTCAGCAAAGACCACACCGCCCGCCTGTGGAATGTTCAGAACCCAACCAGCCCGGGCCCACGAGGTCCCCTCCCGACCGACCACACCGCAACCGTCGCGGGAGTCGCCTTCAGCCCCGACAGCCACCTGCTCGCCACCACCGGCCGCGACCACACCGCCCACCTGTGGAACGTCGAAAACCCGGATAATCCCCAACTTCGGGCGACAATCCCCGGCGGGCAGGACGACTCCGTCGAGGCGGTGGCATTCAGCCCGACCGCACCGATACTGGCAATCGACAGCGCCCCCAACACGATCCAGCTGTGGAACATCGGCAATCCCGCACACCCCACCCCCCTCGCCACCGTCTCCGGAGCCGCCGCCCTCGTCCACTGGATCGGCTTCAGCCCCGATGGCCATCTCCTCGCCAGCGTCGGCAACGACCAGAAAATCCGCCTCTGGAACACCACCGACCCATCCCACCCCAAACCGCTGGACCCGATCGTCACCAGCGACACCGACGGCCTCCTATGGGCCGCCTTCCACCCCAACGGACAAATACTCGCCACCGCAGGCGCCGGCCACACCATCCAACTGTGGCGCCTCGACACCCCCTCCCACCCCACCATGATCGGCAACCCCCTCACCGGCCACACCGACCAGGTCAGCTGGGTCGGCTTCACCCCCGACGGCCACACCCTAGCCAGCGCCGGCTACGACCAAACCCTCCGAATGTGGAACATCACCGACCCCGACCACACCACCGCCCTAGGCCAACCCCTATCCGCAGGCCACACCGCCCACATCCTCAGCGCCGCCTACAGCCCCGACGGCCACACCCTGGCCAGCACCGGCCTAGACCGCACCATCGAATTGTCAACGGACAACACAGAATCCGCCACCCAACGAATCTGCGCCACCACCCAAAACGCCCTAACCCCCGACCTCTGGCACCACTACATCCCAGAACTCCCATACACCCCTCCCTGCTAG
- a CDS encoding helix-turn-helix domain-containing protein — translation MRGYRGFRLDLGRERQRWDAPDGLVSLWLFNDELTVFLADGGYRGRLVGHAMSGLRTGVRVARHLGYLEGVEVLLEPWAAYSLCAVPMDQLVNRLVRPEEILGSRVRILAERIADSPSWADRFAHLDTALLGWLEHGPPCAPQVESAWRALAATGGMTPIRRLVHESGWGWRQLDSRFREQIGLSPKTAARVLRLRRALHRLDATGDAAGTAAVCGFSDQAHLCREMRAMAGRTPRRYLAERATATTAPAWDRDSGAATVTVSDV, via the coding sequence GTGCGGGGCTATCGGGGATTCCGGCTCGATCTCGGGAGGGAACGGCAACGCTGGGATGCTCCCGACGGCCTGGTGTCCCTGTGGTTGTTCAACGACGAATTGACGGTATTCCTGGCGGACGGCGGATATCGCGGCCGACTCGTCGGTCATGCGATGAGCGGACTGCGGACGGGGGTGCGGGTCGCGCGGCACCTCGGCTACCTGGAGGGCGTCGAAGTGCTGCTGGAGCCGTGGGCCGCCTACAGCTTGTGCGCGGTCCCGATGGATCAGTTGGTCAATCGATTGGTGCGGCCGGAGGAAATCCTCGGCAGTCGGGTGCGGATATTGGCGGAGCGGATCGCGGACAGCCCATCGTGGGCCGATCGCTTCGCGCATCTGGACACCGCACTCCTCGGCTGGCTCGAGCACGGCCCGCCGTGCGCACCACAGGTCGAGTCGGCATGGCGCGCGTTGGCCGCGACCGGTGGGATGACGCCGATCCGCCGGCTCGTCCACGAATCCGGTTGGGGATGGCGGCAATTGGACAGCCGGTTCCGCGAGCAGATCGGTTTGAGCCCCAAGACCGCGGCTCGCGTGCTTCGCCTGCGCCGCGCACTGCACCGGCTCGACGCCACCGGGGATGCCGCGGGCACCGCCGCGGTCTGCGGCTTCAGCGACCAAGCCCATCTCTGCCGGGAGATGCGGGCGATGGCGGGCCGCACGCCGCGCCGATATCTTGCCGAGCGCGCCACCGCGACCACCGCACCCGCCTGGGATCGGGACAGCGGCGCGGCGACAGTCACGGTGTCGGATGTCTGA
- a CDS encoding MauE/DoxX family redox-associated membrane protein: MNYLGIGVSCSIGTIFVISVVGKIASPGSLAAFTASVRDMRVLPPSMARRSAISVVAMEIAVCALLAAPYREARMAGLGMAAALLTIFAAAVVSAVRRGVREPCRCFGRSNTPLSYWHGLRNSILATISIIGAAALAADGSVQFGGALFAVLAGMLAGFLITVLDSIVELFLPVAKVSGTAGGVG, translated from the coding sequence ATGAATTATCTGGGTATCGGAGTGAGCTGTTCGATCGGAACGATATTCGTGATCTCGGTTGTCGGCAAGATCGCGAGCCCGGGCTCGCTGGCCGCGTTCACCGCGTCGGTGCGGGATATGCGGGTGCTCCCCCCGTCCATGGCCCGGCGGTCGGCTATTTCCGTGGTCGCGATGGAGATCGCGGTATGCGCGCTGCTCGCTGCTCCGTACCGGGAGGCGCGGATGGCCGGATTAGGAATGGCCGCGGCACTGTTGACGATTTTCGCGGCGGCGGTGGTATCGGCGGTGCGTCGGGGGGTGCGCGAGCCGTGCCGGTGTTTCGGTCGGTCGAATACTCCACTGAGCTATTGGCATGGCTTGCGCAATTCAATTCTTGCCACGATTTCGATCATCGGGGCCGCGGCGCTCGCGGCCGATGGTTCCGTGCAATTCGGTGGGGCCTTGTTCGCTGTTCTCGCGGGGATGCTGGCCGGTTTCCTGATCACCGTGCTGGACAGCATTGTCGAATTATTTCTGCCGGTTGCCAAGGTCTCTGGTACCGCCGGTGGCGTTGGATGA
- a CDS encoding ABC transporter ATP-binding protein codes for MSGPVPGGQPTTAVRVRVMAAGRMAVVAAPGVLAFHLVFTLITGVLPVVGAWLTTLMLDSIVAKAGADVLLWLAVGLGGTSAATAVGPQVTRYLRAQLDREVGLVAQDRLFTAVEGFDGLRRFEDPRFLDRLRLAQQAGGATPGAVIDGALGIARAVLTISGFLGSLLLLSPLITVIVLAAGVPTVVAELRLSRRRARMLWDIGPVERKEIFYSRLLSSVEAAKEVRLFGIGAFLRDRMNAERRTANRAKQLVDRREAGIQAGAALLAAVVASSGLLWAIYQALDGRFSVGRVTLFAAAVAGVQGALISFAGDLARSHQALSIFDNYLAVLSADPDLPVADPPLALPELRSGIEFRDVWFRYADDHPWVLRGVNLRVPRGTSLALVGANGAGKSTLVKLLCRFYDPTRGTILWDGTDISKVDPAALRARICAVFQDYMQYDLTAAENIGVGDLDALRDRPRLTAAADLAGVHRKLAGLPRGYDTLLSRVFFMEADKDNPETGVVLSGGQWQRIALARAFLRDRRELMILDEPSAGLDASAEHRIHCSLRRHRAGRTSLLISHRLAAVREADHIAVLSEGRIVEQGNHAQLMAAGGEYAGLFTTQAAGYRDAIGAEALA; via the coding sequence ATGAGCGGGCCGGTACCGGGTGGGCAGCCGACCACCGCCGTCCGGGTCCGGGTCATGGCGGCCGGTCGAATGGCGGTGGTGGCCGCGCCAGGGGTCCTGGCGTTCCATCTGGTGTTCACCTTGATCACCGGGGTTTTGCCGGTAGTCGGTGCGTGGCTCACGACGCTGATGCTGGATTCGATCGTGGCCAAGGCGGGGGCCGATGTCCTGCTGTGGCTGGCCGTGGGGTTAGGCGGGACGAGCGCGGCAACTGCCGTCGGGCCGCAAGTGACGCGATATCTGCGGGCGCAACTGGATCGCGAGGTCGGGTTGGTCGCGCAGGATCGGCTGTTCACGGCGGTAGAGGGGTTCGACGGACTGCGGCGTTTCGAGGATCCACGATTCCTGGACCGCTTGCGGCTGGCCCAGCAGGCAGGCGGCGCGACACCGGGCGCCGTCATCGATGGCGCGTTGGGTATTGCCAGGGCGGTGCTGACCATTTCCGGATTCCTCGGCTCGCTGCTGCTGCTCAGCCCGCTGATCACGGTGATAGTGCTGGCGGCGGGCGTGCCGACGGTGGTGGCCGAATTACGCCTTTCGCGGCGACGCGCCCGCATGCTGTGGGATATCGGCCCGGTCGAGCGGAAGGAGATCTTCTACAGCAGGCTGCTGAGCAGCGTCGAAGCGGCGAAGGAGGTGCGGCTGTTCGGAATCGGCGCATTCCTCCGGGATCGGATGAACGCCGAACGCCGCACAGCGAATCGGGCCAAGCAGCTGGTGGACCGCCGCGAAGCGGGCATCCAGGCGGGCGCGGCGCTGCTGGCCGCGGTGGTGGCCTCCAGCGGCCTGCTCTGGGCGATCTACCAGGCGCTGGACGGCAGGTTCTCGGTCGGCCGGGTGACCCTCTTCGCCGCCGCGGTGGCCGGAGTGCAGGGCGCGCTCATCTCCTTCGCCGGCGATCTGGCACGGTCGCATCAGGCATTGTCGATATTCGACAACTACCTCGCGGTGCTCTCGGCCGACCCGGACCTACCGGTGGCCGACCCACCCCTGGCGCTGCCGGAACTGCGTAGCGGGATCGAGTTCCGGGATGTGTGGTTCCGATACGCCGACGATCATCCGTGGGTGCTGCGCGGCGTGAACCTGCGAGTTCCACGTGGAACCTCACTTGCCTTGGTCGGGGCGAACGGTGCCGGAAAGTCCACGCTGGTGAAGTTGTTGTGCCGGTTCTACGACCCGACCAGGGGCACGATCCTCTGGGACGGGACGGATATCAGCAAGGTGGATCCCGCCGCGCTGCGGGCGCGGATCTGCGCGGTATTCCAGGACTACATGCAGTACGACCTGACCGCCGCGGAGAATATCGGCGTCGGCGATCTGGATGCGTTGCGCGATCGACCGCGGCTCACGGCGGCGGCGGATCTCGCCGGTGTCCATCGGAAGCTGGCGGGGTTGCCCCGTGGATATGACACCTTGTTGTCCCGGGTGTTCTTCATGGAGGCGGATAAGGACAATCCGGAGACCGGTGTGGTGCTGTCCGGCGGGCAGTGGCAGCGGATCGCCTTGGCCCGGGCGTTCCTGCGCGACCGGCGGGAGCTGATGATTCTGGATGAGCCGTCCGCGGGCCTGGACGCATCGGCCGAACATCGAATTCACTGCTCGCTGCGGCGGCATCGCGCGGGACGGACCAGCCTGCTCATCTCGCACCGCTTGGCCGCGGTCCGGGAGGCGGACCACATCGCGGTGCTGTCCGAGGGACGAATTGTGGAGCAGGGCAACCACGCTCAGCTGATGGCGGCCGGCGGGGAATACGCCGGACTCTTCACGACACAGGCCGCGGGCTATCGGGACGCGATCGGTGCGGAGGCGCTCGCGTGA
- a CDS encoding S26 family signal peptidase: MSGALWLAVAILRRELVAVTVRGASMEPAYRNGDRVLVRRGVLPARGEVVVVELHSEPCECAVRKWMIKRVAAVPGDPVPRAQVPALAQVLEDRVPQGQLVLLGDNGQISFDSRRIGYVPVARVLGPVLCRLPGSPTRSGQHAVGAGVDGRHAAVAVCARRGRKFLRA, encoded by the coding sequence ATGAGTGGGGCGCTCTGGCTGGCGGTCGCGATCCTGCGCCGGGAACTCGTCGCGGTGACCGTGCGTGGCGCGAGCATGGAACCCGCCTATCGCAACGGGGACCGAGTACTGGTCCGGCGCGGTGTCCTCCCGGCTCGCGGAGAGGTCGTTGTCGTGGAGCTGCACAGTGAGCCGTGCGAATGCGCCGTCCGCAAGTGGATGATCAAGCGGGTGGCCGCGGTACCCGGGGACCCGGTTCCGCGTGCGCAGGTTCCGGCATTGGCTCAGGTGCTGGAGGATCGCGTGCCGCAGGGACAGCTGGTGCTGCTGGGCGATAACGGGCAGATCAGCTTCGATTCGAGGCGGATCGGTTATGTCCCGGTGGCGCGAGTGCTGGGTCCGGTGCTGTGTCGCCTGCCGGGTTCACCGACCCGGTCAGGTCAGCACGCAGTGGGTGCCGGTGTAGATGGTCGGCATGCAGCGGTTGCAGTGTGTGCACGGAGAGGTCGAAAGTTCTTGCGCGCGTAG